TGGGCGGCTCGATTTATTAATGCACTTTCGGCGCGTGGAATTATCAAAGGTTTCCCAGATTACACGTTTAGACCAAATCAGCCTGTGAATCGCGCGGAATTTGCAGCCATTCTCCAGAAAGCTTTTGACACAGAACTGAGTAAAAATTCTGTACCCTTTAAAGATGTCTCAGGTAAATATTGGGCAACACCAGCAATTGACCGCGCTGTGGGTACAGGTTTTTTAAAGGGGTTTCCCAACAAAACTTTTAAACCCAACCAAAAAATTACCCGTGTACAAGTTTTAGTGGCGCTGGTAAGTGGGTTAAATCTCAAACAACCAGCCAAACCCGCACAGGTGCTAAGTATTTATCAAGATGCCAAAAAAATTCCTAAATATGCCGTGGCTAAGGTAGCGACTGCCACAGCCAATGGTTTGGTAATTACCGATGCTAACCCTCAATTCTTGTCTCCCAATCAAGCAGCCACTAGAGCAGAAGTAGCAGCAATGGTGCATCAAGCTTTAGTTAAACTGGGAAGACTAGATAAAATTTCTTCTGAGAATATTGTGCGCTTACCTGAACAAACTTCACTCTCTGAAAATAAATTAGCCAACGAACCGTAGCAAAGTGCTGAGTAATAACTCAGTATTCTCAGGAGTTTCAGCCATTAAGTTGAATTTACCAGAAGAGAGGGCAGTGTTCTGCACTACCCTCTCTTCTGTGTTTGAAATTAAATTGCAGCGAGAGTCAGTTATAGCAGTCGGGCATAGTAAGACTTTTACCTCCTGCCTTCTGCCTGGTTGGTGAGCGAACTTGTACTGAGCGCAGTCGAAGTAGCCGAACCACTGCCTCCTGCTATATTATGCGCTAGGAGCGTTTTTACCAACAACTTGTGATTTGAGTGTTGTAATTTCGTTAGTTAGCTCTTTTCTGGTTGAAGCCTTGAGTAAATAGCGGTAAATAAACCAAGCAGAGTAACCAATCCCAATCAACTCAAAGGTAGGTGCTACTAAAGGAATATCATTCAAAGAATCTAATATTGCCAAAAGTACCTTAACTGCGACAAGTGCTGTCACAATTGCGCCAACAACAACTAAGGGTTGCTTATATTTGCTGAACAAGCTCCCCAGGTACT
The sequence above is drawn from the Aulosira sp. FACHB-615 genome and encodes:
- a CDS encoding S-layer homology domain-containing protein produces the protein MTNLPPSDPKSSEKTALGFDEFIAILVAFGAIGGILLWSFSRRDAGWNFNIVLSPTPTSTIQTQPTPAVTAPASQVQPSTNPQVEAAPVSPKEVVPEPSPNSPQILPPVQVIPLNSTPKTVPFSTSKNPESSVTSSPLPLVTPAEQKSIIPPPIAFNDVPKNFWAARFINALSARGIIKGFPDYTFRPNQPVNRAEFAAILQKAFDTELSKNSVPFKDVSGKYWATPAIDRAVGTGFLKGFPNKTFKPNQKITRVQVLVALVSGLNLKQPAKPAQVLSIYQDAKKIPKYAVAKVATATANGLVITDANPQFLSPNQAATRAEVAAMVHQALVKLGRLDKISSENIVRLPEQTSLSENKLANEP
- a CDS encoding CAAD domain-containing protein; protein product: MPEPEFAETKSTEAAVPDINSQTGTITKLQPPAQPQEEWVKYGEQISSFLASLPEYLGSLFSKYKQPLVVVGAIVTALVAVKVLLAILDSLNDIPLVAPTFELIGIGYSAWFIYRYLLKASTRKELTNEITTLKSQVVGKNAPSA